One segment of Alistipes finegoldii DSM 17242 DNA contains the following:
- a CDS encoding phosphoglycerate kinase — translation MFAIDNYDFKGKRAIIRVDFNVPLNEKGEVTDDTRIRAAIPTIKKVLEKGGSVILMSHLGRPKKNPDPKFSLEQIVPAIEKRLGVKVMFAGDCMGEKAAEMAKNLKPGEVMLLENLRFYAEEEGKPRGLAEDATDEEKKAAKKALKEGPQKEFVKKLASYADCYINDAFGTAHRAHASTALIADYFPNDKMFGYVMENELKAIDGIMLNPERPFCAILGGSKVSTKITIIENLLEKVDVLVLGGGMTYTFAAAEGGKVGNSICEPDQFQTALDILAKAKEKGVKVVMSPDALIADAFSADANTNVAPANNIPDGWEGVDIADEGKKVFREEILKCKTILWNGPVGVFEIDKFATGSRAVAEAIAEATSKGAYSLIGGGDSVACINKFGLADKVSYVSTGGGALLEYMEGKELPGVAAIRK, via the coding sequence ATGTTCGCAATCGACAATTACGATTTCAAAGGCAAGCGCGCAATCATCCGCGTGGATTTCAATGTGCCCCTCAACGAAAAGGGCGAGGTGACGGACGACACCCGTATCCGTGCGGCGATCCCCACGATCAAGAAAGTGCTCGAAAAGGGCGGTTCGGTGATCCTGATGTCGCATCTGGGACGTCCCAAGAAGAATCCCGATCCCAAGTTCTCGCTGGAGCAGATCGTTCCCGCCATCGAGAAGCGTCTGGGCGTGAAGGTGATGTTCGCCGGCGACTGCATGGGCGAGAAGGCCGCCGAGATGGCCAAGAACCTCAAGCCCGGCGAGGTGATGCTGCTGGAGAACCTGCGTTTCTACGCCGAGGAGGAGGGCAAGCCCCGCGGTCTGGCCGAAGACGCCACCGACGAGGAGAAGAAGGCCGCCAAGAAGGCGCTGAAGGAGGGTCCGCAGAAGGAGTTCGTCAAGAAGCTCGCATCGTATGCCGACTGCTACATCAACGACGCGTTCGGCACGGCGCACCGCGCACACGCCTCGACGGCCCTGATCGCCGACTATTTCCCCAACGACAAGATGTTCGGCTACGTGATGGAGAACGAGCTGAAGGCCATCGACGGCATCATGCTCAATCCGGAGCGTCCGTTCTGCGCCATTCTGGGCGGTTCGAAGGTTTCGACCAAGATCACCATCATCGAGAATCTGCTCGAAAAGGTCGACGTGCTGGTGCTGGGCGGCGGTATGACCTATACCTTCGCGGCTGCGGAGGGCGGCAAGGTCGGCAACTCGATCTGCGAGCCGGATCAGTTCCAGACGGCGCTCGACATTCTGGCCAAGGCCAAGGAGAAGGGCGTGAAGGTCGTGATGTCGCCCGACGCGCTGATCGCCGACGCATTCTCGGCCGACGCCAATACGAACGTCGCTCCGGCCAACAACATTCCCGACGGCTGGGAAGGCGTGGACATCGCCGACGAGGGCAAGAAGGTCTTCCGCGAGGAGATTCTCAAGTGCAAGACGATCCTCTGGAACGGTCCTGTGGGCGTGTTCGAGATCGACAAATTCGCGACCGGTTCGCGCGCCGTGGCCGAAGCGATCGCCGAAGCCACTTCGAAGGGCGCCTACTCGCTCATCGGCGGCGGCGACTCGGTAGCCTGCATCAACAAGTTCGGACTGGCCGACAAGGTTTCCTATGTCTCGACGGGCGGCGGCGCCCTGCTGGAGTACATGGAGGGCAAGGAGCTTCCGGGCGTTGCGGCCATCCGCAAATAA
- a CDS encoding site-specific integrase: MARSTFKVLFYVNGSKEKDGIVPIMGRVTINGTVAQFSCKQTIPKTLWDAKGNRAKGKSAEARNINLALDNIKAQIIKHYQRISDREAYVTAEMVRNAYQGVGSEYETLIKAFDKDCANFLKRVGKDRSIGTYKVMVRARNYVAAFIKSFYRRTDMSMLELTPDFIKEFAAYLTAERGLKNATIWLNCMWLKGVVMRAHYNGLIPRNPFAQFHISPNVKEREYLTEDEIKRIMAHEFDNPTLALVRDLFIFACFTALSFVDMKELTTDEIVEVNGEKWILSKRHKTNVPFQVKLLDIPLQIIERYKYLSEDKLVFGKINYWTMCKQLKKVMAECGIEKQISYHCARHTFGTLALSKGMPIESVSRVLGHTNIVTTQIYAKITTQKLDNDLTMFGNKLNASFGSVTP; this comes from the coding sequence ATGGCAAGAAGTACATTCAAAGTGCTGTTCTACGTGAACGGCAGCAAGGAGAAAGACGGTATTGTCCCCATCATGGGACGAGTGACAATCAACGGTACTGTGGCGCAGTTCAGTTGCAAGCAGACCATCCCGAAAACCCTTTGGGATGCGAAAGGCAACCGAGCCAAAGGCAAGAGCGCCGAAGCACGGAACATCAATCTGGCATTGGACAACATCAAGGCGCAAATCATCAAGCACTATCAGCGCATATCCGACCGAGAGGCATACGTAACGGCTGAAATGGTGCGCAATGCCTACCAAGGGGTAGGAAGCGAGTATGAGACACTGATAAAGGCTTTTGACAAGGATTGCGCCAACTTCCTGAAACGTGTCGGCAAAGACCGCAGCATCGGCACATACAAGGTCATGGTAAGGGCAAGGAACTATGTCGCAGCCTTTATCAAGTCATTCTACAGACGGACGGATATGTCCATGCTGGAACTTACACCCGACTTCATCAAGGAGTTTGCGGCTTATCTTACGGCTGAACGGGGACTGAAAAACGCCACCATCTGGCTGAACTGCATGTGGCTGAAAGGCGTGGTCATGCGTGCGCACTATAACGGACTGATACCGAGAAATCCGTTTGCGCAGTTCCATATCAGCCCGAATGTTAAGGAACGGGAATATCTGACAGAGGACGAAATCAAAAGAATCATGGCGCACGAGTTTGACAACCCCACCCTCGCATTGGTGCGAGACCTGTTCATTTTCGCCTGCTTCACCGCCTTGTCTTTCGTGGATATGAAAGAACTCACAACGGATGAAATAGTGGAGGTGAACGGTGAGAAATGGATATTGTCGAAACGGCACAAGACAAATGTCCCGTTCCAAGTGAAGCTGCTGGATATTCCCTTGCAGATAATCGAACGGTACAAGTATCTGTCGGAAGACAAGCTGGTTTTCGGAAAAATCAACTATTGGACGATGTGCAAACAGCTGAAAAAGGTAATGGCGGAATGCGGAATAGAGAAGCAAATCTCCTACCATTGTGCACGTCATACGTTTGGGACACTGGCTCTTAGCAAGGGGATGCCCATTGAAAGCGTGAGCCGTGTTTTGGGACACACGAACATTGTCACGACTCAAATCTATGCGAAGATAACCACACAGAAACTTGACAATGACCTGACGATGTTCGGCAACAAGCTGAACGCATCGTTCGGAAGTGTAACCCCATAA
- a CDS encoding primase-helicase family protein, producing MSAIEQQDSHRPPSDGGMAKEEFIRVGTTLYKIVEQPRLNGGYVKKRIAWNNETLRQDYGKDYIGSVPKYDGFCTVPEHIGYRSVVGKFLNLYEPIDHRPQEGDLSHIQSLVRHIFGEQYELGMDYPQLLYLQPIQKLPILLLVSEERNTGKSTFLNFLKALFQNNVTFNTNEDFRSQFNSDWAGKLLIVVDEVLLNRREDSERLKNLSTTLSYKVEAKGKDRDEIAFFAKFVLCSNNEYLPVIIDAGETRYWVRKIDRLQSDDTDFLQKLKAEIPAFLHFLQHRKLFTEKESRMWFNPTLLHTEALQKIIRSNRNRLEIEMHELVLDIMDSVGTDTFSFCYSDILLLLVHSQVKVEKHQVRKVLQECWKLTPAPNGLTYTTYQFNCNRECRYEPIRRVGRFYTVTREQLESL from the coding sequence ATGTCAGCTATCGAACAACAGGACAGCCACAGACCGCCATCGGATGGCGGCATGGCAAAGGAAGAATTTATCCGTGTCGGGACAACGCTCTACAAGATTGTGGAGCAACCGAGACTGAACGGAGGGTATGTGAAGAAACGCATCGCATGGAACAACGAGACCCTGCGACAGGATTACGGCAAGGATTACATCGGCAGCGTTCCCAAGTATGACGGCTTCTGCACCGTACCCGAACACATCGGCTACCGTTCCGTGGTCGGCAAGTTCCTTAACCTTTACGAACCGATAGACCACCGACCGCAGGAGGGCGATTTATCGCATATCCAATCTTTGGTACGGCACATCTTCGGGGAACAATACGAGTTGGGGATGGACTATCCGCAACTGCTCTACCTGCAACCGATTCAGAAGTTGCCTATCCTGCTGTTGGTGTCGGAAGAACGCAACACGGGCAAAAGCACCTTCCTGAACTTTCTGAAAGCCCTTTTTCAGAACAATGTGACTTTCAACACCAACGAGGATTTCCGCAGCCAGTTCAATTCCGACTGGGCTGGCAAGTTGCTTATCGTGGTGGATGAGGTGCTTCTCAACCGCAGGGAGGACAGCGAGCGGTTGAAGAACCTCAGCACCACACTTTCCTATAAGGTGGAAGCCAAAGGCAAAGACCGTGACGAGATTGCGTTCTTCGCCAAATTCGTGCTGTGTTCCAACAACGAGTACCTGCCCGTAATCATAGACGCAGGGGAAACACGCTATTGGGTGCGCAAGATAGACCGCTTGCAGTCCGATGATACCGACTTCCTGCAAAAGCTGAAAGCGGAGATACCCGCCTTTCTCCATTTCCTGCAACACAGAAAACTGTTCACCGAAAAGGAAAGCCGGATGTGGTTCAACCCCACATTGCTGCATACAGAAGCCTTGCAGAAGATTATCCGCAGCAACCGTAACCGGTTGGAGATAGAGATGCACGAACTTGTCCTTGACATCATGGACAGTGTCGGCACGGATACATTCTCTTTCTGTTACAGCGACATTCTTCTTTTGCTGGTACACTCACAGGTAAAGGTGGAGAAACACCAAGTCCGAAAAGTGTTGCAGGAATGTTGGAAACTGACCCCTGCGCCAAACGGACTGACTTATACCACCTACCAGTTCAACTGCAATCGGGAGTGTCGGTATGAGCCGATAAGGAGAGTGGGACGCTTCTACACCGTCACAAGGGAGCAACTTGAATCCCTGTAA
- a CDS encoding toprim domain-containing protein — MTIQDVKQIKLADYLQSLGYTPVKQQGKNLWYKSPLREETDASFKVNTELEKWYDFGIGKGGNILALAAELYRSEDVAYLLKRIGERTAYIRPASFSFGRQHSDNQPYQGLRVGELSSPALIAYLQERGINIGLAKRECRELRFMNADKPYFAIGFPNMAGGYEVRNRYFKGCVAPKDITHIRQQDGQRCMCYLFEGFMDYLSFLTIRVRNNPQYPRLDTQDYVILNSVSNLAKAESILETYTRIGCFLDNDTAGRSTCKKLKEKFGERLLDKSLYYRDYKDLNDYLCGKPLSQSAEPIKEKKQVQSERRMMQPPKKKGGFHL; from the coding sequence ATGACAATCCAAGATGTAAAGCAAATCAAACTGGCAGACTATCTGCAAAGTCTGGGCTATACGCCTGTAAAGCAACAAGGCAAGAACCTGTGGTATAAATCACCGCTACGGGAAGAAACGGACGCATCGTTCAAGGTAAACACCGAGCTTGAAAAATGGTACGACTTCGGCATCGGCAAAGGCGGAAACATCCTCGCATTGGCAGCGGAACTCTACCGTTCGGAAGATGTAGCCTATCTGCTGAAACGCATAGGGGAGCGGACAGCATACATCCGCCCTGCATCGTTCTCTTTTGGCAGACAGCATTCCGACAATCAGCCTTATCAGGGATTAAGGGTTGGTGAGTTGTCCTCTCCTGCTCTTATAGCCTATCTGCAAGAAAGGGGAATAAACATCGGACTTGCCAAAAGAGAATGCAGGGAGCTTCGGTTTATGAATGCCGACAAACCCTATTTTGCCATCGGCTTTCCGAACATGGCAGGAGGATATGAAGTGCGCAACAGATACTTCAAGGGATGTGTCGCCCCGAAAGACATCACCCATATCCGACAGCAGGACGGACAACGATGTATGTGTTACCTGTTCGAGGGGTTCATGGATTACCTCTCATTCCTTACCATCCGAGTAAGAAACAATCCGCAATACCCACGATTGGACACGCAGGACTATGTCATACTGAACTCCGTTTCCAATCTTGCGAAAGCGGAAAGCATATTGGAGACCTACACCCGAATCGGCTGTTTCCTTGATAACGACACGGCTGGACGGAGCACCTGCAAGAAGCTGAAAGAGAAGTTCGGGGAACGGCTGCTTGATAAGTCGCTGTACTATCGTGATTATAAGGACTTGAACGACTACCTGTGCGGTAAGCCCTTGTCCCAATCGGCAGAGCCGATAAAGGAGAAAAAGCAAGTCCAATCCGAAAGACGGATGATGCAGCCACCGAAAAAGAAAGGGGGATTTCATCTGTAA
- the mobV gene encoding MobV family relaxase, with translation MGYFSLDIKKAKGTSDTTQSDHIERKIIPKNADPTRTHLNRVLVEYPNGVHGRDEAIAHRLNTAGIRRKITHDQVRVVRVVLSGTHEDMMNIQEKGELDEWCSDSIQWLQATFGKDNVVAAHLHMDEKTPHIHAAVVPIVTGERRKAKKEQADGKRKYRKKTNSVRLCADDLFNRQTLVAYHDNYARVMAKYGLQRGVRGSEARHTTTMQYYRDLKKKNEVLETETRLLQEKKAKAQEELKQVKAEIRTDKLKSAATDTATALASSVGSLFGSGKMKSLERRNEDLQDRILELEDEARQRERQQAKQIQEIRNAYEQQHRKLSEFADFVRRYFPYVEKLMPVISFLRERLGFNDGIIRRLCEFKEVGIKGELYSSEFNRSFDTRHSVCSIKQDENGKFDFKIDGVSHVSWFRKKMNEFREAIGIPKPRQNRSMKL, from the coding sequence ATGGGATATTTTTCATTGGACATAAAGAAAGCAAAGGGTACATCGGACACCACGCAGTCCGACCATATAGAGAGAAAGATAATACCTAAAAACGCCGACCCGACAAGAACGCATCTGAACAGGGTGCTTGTCGAATACCCCAATGGCGTTCACGGCAGGGATGAAGCGATTGCCCACAGGCTGAACACGGCAGGCATCAGACGGAAAATCACACACGACCAAGTCCGTGTCGTTCGGGTGGTTTTGTCGGGTACGCACGAGGACATGATGAACATACAGGAAAAAGGAGAACTCGATGAATGGTGCAGCGACAGCATCCAATGGCTGCAAGCCACATTCGGCAAAGACAATGTGGTTGCCGCACATCTACACATGGACGAGAAGACTCCGCACATCCACGCAGCCGTTGTTCCCATCGTGACGGGTGAAAGGCGCAAAGCCAAGAAAGAACAGGCTGATGGCAAGCGCAAGTACCGCAAGAAAACAAATTCCGTCCGTTTGTGTGCCGATGACCTGTTCAACCGCCAGACCCTGGTCGCCTACCACGACAATTACGCAAGGGTGATGGCGAAATACGGATTGCAGCGTGGGGTACGGGGTTCGGAAGCACGGCACACCACCACCATGCAGTATTATAGGGACTTGAAAAAGAAGAATGAAGTCCTCGAAACTGAAACCAGACTGTTGCAGGAGAAGAAAGCCAAGGCGCAGGAGGAACTGAAGCAGGTGAAAGCGGAAATCCGTACCGACAAGCTCAAAAGCGCAGCCACCGATACGGCAACCGCCCTTGCAAGCAGTGTGGGCTCTCTTTTCGGAAGTGGAAAGATGAAATCGTTGGAACGCAGGAACGAGGACTTGCAAGACCGCATCCTTGAACTTGAAGACGAAGCCCGACAACGGGAACGGCAACAAGCCAAGCAGATACAGGAGATAAGAAACGCTTACGAGCAACAGCACCGCAAGCTGTCGGAGTTTGCGGATTTTGTCAGACGCTACTTTCCGTATGTGGAGAAGCTGATGCCCGTGATAAGTTTCCTGCGTGAACGTTTGGGCTTTAATGACGGGATAATCAGAAGACTGTGCGAGTTCAAGGAGGTCGGGATAAAAGGCGAACTCTATTCTTCCGAATTTAACCGAAGTTTTGATACCCGACATTCCGTCTGCTCCATCAAACAGGATGAAAACGGTAAATTCGATTTCAAGATAGACGGGGTTTCACACGTGAGCTGGTTCAGAAAGAAGATGAATGAGTTCAGAGAAGCTATCGGAATACCGAAGCCAAGACAGAATAGAAGTATGAAACTGTAA
- a CDS encoding UvrD-helicase domain-containing protein, with the protein MQWAFILVICIIAISVIVIAMVRTRLKNKSKELAEKLNHISAYSEKSNYEQARERLSALNERAFIDIPSDLNNGFSGRVISATQEKNFINHYKVHFQEAYSLLKKLEAFNITPSETISKFINDFGRINKLVKQHNDGVITFLLDTHRDFFDHCLKYPLDKQQRRSIVSEEDNCLVVSSAGSGKTSSIVGKVKYLTEIKGIAPERILLISYTNKAAAELTERMATNGLKGYTFHKLAIDIIGKTTGTKPSICDNTDSLFVNIYHKLLDKSSFKKSIVEYFVDYQTNEADWEQRKNERREQLSEQKNVQLKAMFPDMDGRAIYVRSEQEQKICFALSSLGVKFRYEEPYEHQLADEMHSQYRPDFSIYFKQGGVTKRIYLEHFGVDEHGLVPAWFAKDKGITYEEANQKYNDGITWKKAAHEKFGTQLLVTSSADFHYSDIRDKLRKLLAEAGVPIQEKTDEELYDLVLPKGSKQEKAFIRLVVTFVTLVKSSCKSVKEVLKQAKNADDERSVFIIKNIFQPVYEHYINALSDSDQIDFTDAILQATEICRTSHPVEYDYIIVDEFQDISVDRYNFLKVLREGNPPAKLYCVGDDWQSIYRFSGSDMALFNQFPEYFGATEINKIETTYRFGEPLVSLSSNFIQRNKAQIQKNIHSFSSEMRTELEFYAYDRRDYCNTIGQLVASIPSDKSIFLLGRYSFDDYYLSFMYQSIKEGNRFYYVIGGRKIEFLTVHKSKGLEANYVILLQCNKDTYGFPSQVSDDPVLNYVLTKSDQFPYGEERRLFYVAITRAKIKTLVLYDKRFPSVFVDEFLHPEKVSEESYVKHPNANKRWTRRADQFLLKLHNEGKSVKYIANKMGRSQTSIVMRLNKLNK; encoded by the coding sequence ATGCAATGGGCGTTTATTTTGGTTATTTGTATAATTGCTATTTCGGTTATTGTAATAGCGATGGTACGAACACGCCTAAAAAACAAATCCAAAGAGCTTGCAGAAAAGCTAAACCATATATCTGCATATAGCGAGAAATCAAATTATGAGCAAGCAAGAGAGAGATTATCGGCTCTTAATGAGAGGGCGTTTATAGATATTCCCTCAGACTTGAATAATGGCTTTTCTGGCAGGGTAATCTCCGCAACGCAAGAAAAAAATTTCATCAATCATTATAAGGTACATTTCCAAGAGGCATATTCACTTCTGAAGAAACTTGAAGCCTTTAACATCACTCCATCAGAAACCATATCCAAATTCATTAACGACTTTGGAAGAATCAACAAACTTGTAAAACAACATAATGATGGTGTTATAACCTTTCTACTTGACACGCACAGGGACTTTTTCGACCATTGCCTAAAATACCCATTAGACAAGCAACAAAGACGCTCAATAGTTTCAGAAGAGGATAATTGTTTAGTAGTCAGCAGTGCAGGTAGTGGTAAAACCTCTTCAATTGTCGGTAAGGTTAAATATCTCACCGAAATCAAGGGTATCGCACCTGAAAGAATTTTACTTATCAGTTATACCAACAAAGCAGCAGCCGAACTAACCGAAAGAATGGCGACCAATGGATTGAAAGGTTACACATTCCATAAGTTAGCCATTGATATTATAGGCAAAACAACAGGCACAAAACCATCGATTTGCGACAATACAGATTCATTGTTTGTTAATATATATCACAAATTGTTAGATAAATCGTCTTTCAAAAAAAGTATAGTGGAATACTTTGTTGATTACCAAACGAATGAAGCCGATTGGGAACAACGCAAGAATGAAAGACGAGAGCAATTATCAGAGCAAAAGAATGTGCAGCTAAAGGCGATGTTCCCCGATATGGACGGCAGAGCCATATATGTGAGAAGTGAACAAGAACAAAAAATATGCTTTGCTTTGTCCTCGCTGGGAGTGAAATTCAGATATGAAGAACCATACGAACATCAATTAGCAGATGAGATGCACTCACAATATCGTCCCGACTTCTCAATATATTTTAAGCAAGGAGGAGTAACCAAACGCATCTATCTTGAACATTTCGGAGTTGATGAACACGGGCTTGTTCCTGCTTGGTTCGCAAAAGACAAGGGTATAACCTACGAAGAAGCCAATCAGAAATACAATGATGGTATAACTTGGAAAAAAGCGGCTCACGAGAAATTTGGTACACAACTTTTAGTGACATCAAGTGCAGATTTCCATTATTCTGATATTAGGGATAAACTCCGTAAACTATTAGCTGAAGCAGGTGTACCAATTCAAGAAAAGACCGATGAGGAGTTATACGATTTAGTACTACCCAAAGGTAGCAAGCAGGAAAAGGCGTTTATACGACTTGTTGTTACTTTCGTTACATTGGTAAAATCAAGTTGTAAATCAGTTAAAGAGGTTTTGAAACAAGCCAAAAATGCAGATGATGAACGAAGTGTGTTTATCATCAAGAATATATTTCAACCTGTATATGAACACTACATAAATGCGTTAAGCGATAGTGACCAAATTGATTTTACCGATGCTATTCTTCAAGCCACTGAGATATGTCGTACTTCACACCCTGTTGAATATGATTATATCATAGTGGATGAGTTTCAAGATATTTCTGTTGACCGTTACAACTTCTTGAAAGTATTGCGAGAGGGTAATCCTCCTGCAAAGTTGTATTGTGTGGGTGATGATTGGCAGTCTATTTATCGTTTTTCGGGAAGTGATATGGCTCTATTCAATCAATTCCCCGAATATTTTGGAGCAACGGAGATAAACAAGATTGAAACTACATACAGGTTTGGAGAGCCTTTGGTTTCTTTATCGTCGAACTTTATACAACGCAATAAAGCCCAAATACAAAAGAATATCCATTCGTTCAGCTCAGAAATGAGAACCGAGTTGGAATTCTATGCTTATGATAGACGAGATTACTGCAATACGATAGGGCAACTTGTGGCTTCTATTCCATCGGATAAATCAATATTCCTATTGGGGCGTTACTCTTTTGATGATTACTACCTCTCTTTTATGTACCAATCAATTAAAGAGGGTAATAGATTCTACTATGTGATAGGAGGACGAAAAATAGAGTTTTTAACCGTACATAAGTCAAAAGGTCTTGAAGCGAATTATGTAATACTCTTACAATGCAATAAAGATACATACGGTTTCCCATCACAGGTGAGTGACGACCCTGTGCTTAACTATGTGCTCACTAAGAGCGACCAATTCCCATACGGAGAAGAAAGAAGATTATTCTATGTTGCAATAACAAGGGCTAAGATAAAAACGCTTGTATTATACGATAAGCGTTTCCCGTCTGTATTTGTGGATGAATTCTTGCACCCCGAAAAGGTGTCAGAAGAAAGCTATGTAAAGCACCCTAACGCCAATAAAAGATGGACAAGAAGAGCAGACCAATTTTTATTGAAACTGCACAATGAAGGTAAGAGTGTCAAATATATTGCAAACAAAATGGGTAGAAGTCAAACTTCGATTGTAATGCGATTAAACAAACTAAACAAATAG
- a CDS encoding patatin-like phospholipase family protein: MLRKTLSFISVLLLGAGAAGAQNPETPAARPRTVGVVMSGGGAKGLYHIGVLEALEENGVPIDYVAGTSMGSIIAAMYAAGYSPAEMREIVASGVVKDWVSGRIDPRYTPYYRQIGHNPAFLSVRMNVGGAGKRFRVTNLLSSTPIDMALTELFAPATAAAEGDFDRLMVPFLCVSSDMNAREPVVMRNGDLSEAVRSSMSIPLVFKPMKKDSMLLYDGGIYDNFPWRPLDVGFRPDLIVGSICTAGNAPPSENSSILDQAFMLAMHDTDYDLPKGRSVTVRRAVDVNMLDFNSAVAIMDAGYADATAAMPQILERVSERWSPERYAERREEFRAKWPPLWFSDYKLEGLAEAPESYIRDFVKVDRRTPGRQRPMGFEELRDNLYAVLAGGDFTMDFPHVRYDSLRGSYSFAAQFHTKPNFKLTIGGNISSTAFNQAYIGVNYETIGRVGQQLGADLYLGPIYTWGAIGGRTDFYMWKPVFLDYSYNFAVRNFRHGAFGNLTKIDNTQQVKNSESFFSVAAGMPLAHRGVFLLRANGGHINYRYDSDVLFADDTDHSRYSFFGLKAELARNTLDKFLYPRKGSDMRLSGIFVTGRDKYEPFNADRFLSRTTRRWVGARFTWDKYFDMPGTGWFSLGVNVDGVITNHPEFTTGGATLMSMPAYTPVSHAQMIYMPDFRGKRFVAGGVMPTFDLMPNFFFRTGFYTMFRAKRDYVPGSLSTTADERWHYIAEASLVYHTPIGPVSLALTKYDLRNWKNMYLTFNFGYAIFAPKGTFY, translated from the coding sequence ATGTTGCGTAAAACCCTCTCATTTATCTCGGTGCTGCTGCTGGGCGCAGGGGCTGCCGGGGCGCAGAATCCGGAGACTCCGGCTGCGCGGCCCCGTACGGTGGGCGTCGTGATGAGCGGCGGCGGCGCAAAGGGGCTTTACCATATCGGCGTTTTGGAAGCGCTCGAAGAGAACGGCGTGCCGATCGACTACGTGGCCGGAACCTCGATGGGTTCGATCATCGCCGCGATGTACGCCGCGGGCTATTCGCCCGCCGAGATGCGCGAGATCGTTGCGTCGGGCGTGGTCAAGGACTGGGTTTCGGGGCGCATCGACCCCCGCTATACTCCCTATTACCGGCAGATCGGGCACAATCCGGCGTTTCTGAGCGTGCGTATGAACGTGGGAGGCGCCGGCAAGCGGTTCCGGGTGACGAACCTGCTCTCCTCGACGCCGATCGACATGGCGCTGACGGAGCTTTTCGCGCCGGCGACGGCAGCCGCCGAGGGCGATTTCGACCGCCTGATGGTGCCTTTCCTGTGCGTTTCGAGCGACATGAACGCCCGCGAACCCGTGGTGATGCGCAACGGCGACCTGAGCGAAGCGGTGCGTTCGTCGATGTCCATTCCGCTGGTTTTCAAACCGATGAAGAAGGATTCGATGCTGCTCTACGACGGTGGCATCTACGATAACTTTCCGTGGCGGCCCCTCGACGTGGGATTCCGCCCCGATCTGATCGTGGGCAGTATCTGCACCGCGGGAAACGCCCCGCCGAGCGAAAACAGCAGCATCCTCGATCAGGCTTTCATGCTGGCGATGCACGACACCGACTACGACCTGCCCAAAGGGCGCAGCGTGACGGTGCGCCGCGCCGTGGATGTCAACATGCTCGATTTCAACAGCGCCGTGGCGATCATGGACGCCGGCTATGCCGATGCGACGGCGGCCATGCCGCAGATACTGGAACGCGTTTCCGAACGCTGGTCGCCCGAACGTTACGCCGAGCGACGCGAGGAGTTCCGTGCCAAATGGCCGCCGCTGTGGTTCAGCGACTATAAGCTGGAGGGGCTGGCCGAAGCGCCGGAGTCTTACATCCGCGACTTCGTGAAGGTGGACCGGCGCACGCCCGGACGCCAGCGCCCGATGGGATTCGAAGAGCTGCGCGACAACTTGTATGCGGTGCTCGCCGGCGGCGATTTCACGATGGATTTCCCGCATGTGCGCTACGACTCGCTCCGGGGGAGCTATTCGTTCGCCGCGCAGTTCCACACCAAGCCAAACTTCAAACTGACCATCGGCGGCAACATCTCCTCCACGGCCTTCAACCAAGCCTATATCGGCGTCAACTACGAGACGATCGGCCGCGTGGGCCAGCAGCTGGGCGCCGATCTCTATCTGGGGCCGATCTATACGTGGGGCGCGATCGGCGGACGTACGGATTTCTACATGTGGAAGCCGGTGTTCCTCGACTACTCCTATAATTTCGCGGTGCGCAACTTCCGGCACGGCGCCTTCGGCAACCTCACCAAGATCGACAACACCCAGCAGGTCAAGAACAGCGAGAGCTTCTTCTCGGTGGCCGCCGGCATGCCCCTCGCCCACCGCGGGGTCTTCCTGCTCCGCGCCAACGGCGGACACATCAATTACAGATACGATTCCGACGTGCTTTTCGCCGACGACACCGACCATTCGCGCTATTCGTTCTTCGGTCTCAAGGCCGAGCTGGCCCGCAACACCCTCGACAAGTTCCTCTATCCGCGCAAAGGCTCCGACATGCGGCTTTCGGGCATTTTCGTGACGGGCCGCGACAAGTACGAGCCTTTCAATGCCGACCGGTTCCTGTCGCGGACCACCCGCCGGTGGGTCGGGGCGCGTTTCACGTGGGACAAGTATTTCGACATGCCCGGCACGGGGTGGTTCTCGCTGGGCGTCAACGTCGACGGCGTGATTACCAACCATCCCGAATTCACCACGGGAGGCGCGACGCTGATGTCGATGCCTGCCTATACGCCGGTTTCGCATGCGCAGATGATCTACATGCCCGACTTCCGGGGCAAGCGTTTCGTCGCGGGCGGCGTGATGCCGACCTTCGACCTGATGCCCAACTTCTTCTTCCGCACGGGTTTCTATACGATGTTCCGCGCCAAACGCGACTATGTGCCCGGATCGCTGAGCACGACCGCGGACGAACGCTGGCACTATATCGCCGAGGCGTCGCTGGTCTATCACACCCCGATCGGTCCGGTGAGTCTCGCGCTCACGAAATACGACCTGCGTAACTGGAAGAACATGTACCTGACGTTCAACTTCGGCTATGCGATCTTCGCCCCGAAGGGAACCTTCTATTGA